From Humisphaera borealis, the proteins below share one genomic window:
- a CDS encoding DUF485 domain-containing protein, with the protein MSDPNHSKAHTDAWAHNARIGLILFVIYLILYGVFIVLSAFMRDTMKTPSIAGVNLAIVYGFGLIVGAFVLAVIYMVICKSEPDTRPELTEIEVANKAAEEEGAA; encoded by the coding sequence GTGTCTGACCCTAACCATTCCAAGGCTCACACCGATGCCTGGGCGCACAACGCCAGAATCGGACTGATCCTCTTCGTGATCTACCTGATCCTTTACGGCGTTTTCATCGTGCTGAGCGCGTTCATGCGCGACACGATGAAGACCCCGTCCATCGCCGGCGTGAACCTGGCGATCGTGTACGGCTTCGGGCTGATCGTTGGCGCATTCGTGCTGGCCGTGATCTACATGGTCATCTGCAAGAGCGAGCCCGACACCCGGCCGGAACTGACCGAGATCGAAGTGGCGAACAAGGCCGCCGAAGAGGAGGGCGCAGCGTGA
- a CDS encoding sodium/solute symporter — MKYDFSWTAFSVFAFFVGIVLGLSFYLGRKAKSAKGYYAAHGQINWFVNGIAFAGDYLSAASFLGICGMIAFFGYDGFLYSIGYLAGWVVALFVIAEPLKRMGKFTFADALDAKFNSPGIKLAAAISTLLVSLFYLIPQMVGAGVLIQPLLGFSHETGVITVGIVVILIVATAGMVSTTWVQFIKGSLLVIFCLGLTVSILNRGLKVSPTPTQPQVVTKKDGKTFVDGKPQGHGEGQADLKFVGTVAALPDGKTETGPLGPLEYIATIQKSQIVTWTSAKTTAPDGAEVTTYKPVVRSGEDLLQPGGTPTFKGIRSEKLSDKLDFISLMLALFCGTASLPHILIRYYTVKDGNAARKSTVVGIASIGFFYVLTLFLGLGAMTSNGMDPTNNNMAAPLLAKTFGELQFAIISAIAFTTVLGTVSGLIMAASGAVAHDLMTNFLGIKLDDHGKVKAGKIAAVVVGAIAMVLGIVFQKLNVSFLVGWAFNIAASANLPALVMLLFWKRTTKQGITWAIIIGLVSSLAWVLMSGQAYKDVYGWDPATAIVPFSQPGLVTIPLGFLVLVVVSLLSPPPEADVRYAKKDGLATA, encoded by the coding sequence GTGAAGTACGATTTTTCCTGGACTGCTTTTTCCGTGTTCGCGTTCTTCGTCGGCATCGTGCTGGGCCTGAGCTTTTACCTGGGCCGCAAGGCCAAGAGCGCCAAGGGTTACTACGCCGCGCACGGCCAGATCAACTGGTTCGTCAACGGTATCGCGTTCGCCGGCGATTACCTGTCGGCGGCTTCGTTCCTCGGCATCTGCGGGATGATCGCGTTTTTCGGCTACGACGGCTTTCTCTACTCGATCGGCTATCTCGCCGGCTGGGTAGTGGCGCTGTTCGTGATCGCCGAGCCACTCAAGCGTATGGGCAAGTTCACCTTCGCCGATGCACTGGACGCCAAGTTCAACAGCCCGGGCATCAAGCTGGCAGCGGCCATCAGCACCCTGCTGGTGAGCCTTTTCTACCTGATCCCGCAGATGGTCGGCGCCGGCGTGCTCATCCAGCCGCTGCTCGGCTTCAGCCATGAGACCGGAGTGATCACGGTGGGTATCGTCGTCATCCTGATCGTGGCAACGGCGGGCATGGTTTCGACCACGTGGGTGCAGTTCATCAAGGGCTCGCTGCTGGTGATCTTCTGCCTCGGCCTGACGGTCTCGATTCTCAACCGCGGGCTAAAGGTGTCGCCGACGCCGACCCAGCCGCAGGTCGTCACCAAGAAGGACGGCAAGACGTTCGTCGACGGCAAGCCGCAGGGTCATGGCGAAGGGCAGGCGGATCTGAAGTTTGTCGGCACCGTCGCCGCGTTGCCCGACGGCAAGACCGAAACCGGCCCGCTCGGACCGCTGGAGTACATCGCCACGATTCAAAAGAGCCAGATCGTCACGTGGACGTCGGCCAAGACCACCGCGCCCGACGGCGCGGAAGTCACCACCTACAAGCCGGTGGTCCGCAGTGGCGAAGACCTGCTCCAGCCCGGCGGTACGCCCACCTTCAAAGGTATTCGCAGCGAGAAGCTGTCGGACAAGCTCGACTTCATCTCGCTGATGCTCGCACTGTTCTGCGGCACTGCGTCGCTGCCACATATCCTGATTCGCTACTACACCGTGAAAGACGGCAACGCCGCCCGCAAGAGCACCGTCGTCGGTATCGCGAGCATCGGGTTTTTCTACGTGCTGACGCTGTTCCTCGGCCTGGGTGCCATGACCAGCAACGGCATGGACCCGACCAACAACAACATGGCCGCCCCGCTGCTGGCCAAGACGTTCGGCGAGCTGCAGTTTGCGATCATCTCGGCGATCGCGTTCACGACCGTGCTCGGTACCGTCAGCGGCCTGATCATGGCCGCCAGCGGCGCGGTCGCACATGACTTGATGACCAACTTCCTGGGTATCAAGCTCGACGACCACGGCAAGGTGAAGGCCGGCAAGATCGCGGCGGTCGTCGTCGGCGCGATCGCCATGGTGCTGGGCATCGTGTTCCAGAAGCTCAACGTGTCGTTCTTGGTCGGCTGGGCGTTCAACATCGCCGCCAGTGCAAACCTGCCGGCACTGGTCATGCTGCTGTTCTGGAAGCGGACGACCAAGCAGGGAATCACCTGGGCGATTATCATCGGTCTGGTGTCGTCGCTCGCTTGGGTGCTGATGTCCGGGCAGGCGTACAAGGACGTCTATGGATGGGACCCGGCCACGGCGATCGTGCCGTTCAGCCAGCCGGGCTTGGTCACCATTCCGCTGGGCTTCCTCGTGCTGGTGGTCGTCTCGCTGCTTTCGCCGCCGCCGGAGGCAGACGTGCGCTACGCGAAGAAGGACGGTTTGGCGACGGCTTAG